Proteins encoded in a region of the Leifsonia sp. PS1209 genome:
- a CDS encoding LPXTG cell wall anchor domain-containing protein, which produces MTTTIFPRPADLAPEVMVGSGGAWTFPNGNLGFMYANIATGSGRPALQLKIDNPGSGNPTFTLVGRYMYPGSNAASDATFVGLDDLSTDLQLVKSAPATVTAGSTITYMLEVTNNSATDTSSGSVITDTLPAGLTNVQLPEGCLLDAGDISCNVPVLAPNAVHRVEFTAQAPSASTTVTNNATLIANEDDPDLTNNISAASTEVVAEQGNANASASAAADSQANAAAVAAGNADATTTASAAADITAAAAAQAAANTTASTDASTDATTETAAQASAQAASNADNTTDANAAASAATNGDASAAAQAAANASASTDASTTGAADTNANASASAAADSQANAAAVAAGNADATTQASAAADITAAAAAQAAANTTASTDASTDATTETAAQASAQAASNADNTTDANAAASAATNGDASAAAQAAANASASTDASTTGAADTNANASASAAADSQANAAAVAAGNADATTTASAAADVSAAAAAQAAANTTASTDASTDATTETAAQASAQAASNADNTTDANAAASAATNGDASAAAQAAANASASTDASTTGAADTNANASASAAADSQANAAAVAAGNADATTTASAAADVSAAAAAQAAANTTASTDASTDATTETSAQAAATAAANADNTTGANAATSAAANGDASAAAQAAANASASTDASTTGAADTNANASASAAADSQANAAAVAAGNADATTTASAAADITAAAAAQAAANTTASTDASTDATTETAAQASAQAASNADNTTDANAAASAATNGDASAAAQAAANASASTDASTTGAADTNANASASAAADSQANAAAVAAGNADATTQASAAADITAAAAAQAAANTTASTDASTDATTETAAQASAQAASNADNTTDANAAASAATNGDASAAAQAAANASASTDASTTGAADTNANASASAAADSQANAAAVAAGNADATTTASAAADISAAAAAQAAANTTASTDASTDATTETAAQASAQAASNADNTTDANAAASAATNGDASAAAQAAANASASTDASTTGAADTNANASASAAADSQANAAAVAAGNADATTTASAAADVSAAAAAQAAANTTASTDASTDATTETSAQAAATAAANADNTTGANAATSAAANGDASAAAQAAANASASTDASTTGAADTNANASASAAADSQANAAAVAAGNADATTTASAAADVSAAAAAQAAANTTASTDASTDATTETAAQASAQAASNADNTTDANAAASAATNGDASAAAQAAANASASTDASTTGAADTNANASASAAADSQANAAAVAAGNADATTTASAAADVSAAAAAQAAANTTASTDASTDATTETSAQAAATAAANADNTTGANAATSAAANGDASAAAQAAANASASTDASTTGAADTNANASASAAADSQANAAAVAAGNADATTTASAAADITAAAAAQAAANTTASTDASTDATTETAAQASAQAASNADNTTDANAAASAATNGDASAAAQAAANASASTDASTTGAADTNANASASAAADSQANAAAVAAGNADATTTASAAADITAAAAAQAAANTTASTDASTDATTETSAQAAATAAANGDNTSTSNAATSAAANGDASAAAETAANATASTDASATSAGNANAAASAAADSQANAAAVAAGNADATTTASAAADVSAAAAAQAAANTTASTDASTDATTETAAQASAQAASNADNTTDANAAASAATNGDASAAAETAANATASTDASVLGAANANASASAAADSQANAAAVAAGNADATTQASAAADVSAAAAAQAAANTTASTDASTDATTQTAAQASAQAASNADNTTDANAAASAATNGDASAAAETAANATASTDASATSAGNANAAASAAADSQANAAAVAAGNADATTTASAAADVSAAAAAQAAANTTASTDASTDATTETAAQASAQAASNADNTTDANAAASAATNGDASAAAETAANATASTDASVLGAANANASASAAADSQANAAAVAAGNADATTQASAAADVSAAAAAQAAANTTASTDASTDATTQTAAQASAQAASNADNTTDANAAASAATNGDASAAAETAANATASTDASATSAGNANAAASAAADSQANAAAVAAGNADATTTASAAADVSAAAAAQAAANTTASTDASTDATTETAAQASAQAASNADNTTDANAAASAATNGDASAAAETAANATASTDASVLGAANANASASAAADSQGNAAAVAAGNADATTQASAAADVSAAAAAQAAANTTASTDASTDATTETAAQASAQAASNADNTTDANAAASAATNGDASAAAQAAANATASTDASVLGAANANANANASASAAADSQANAAAVAAGNADATTQASAATDVSAAAAAQAAANTTASTDASTDATTETSAQAAATAAANGDNTTGANAATSAAANGDASAAAETVANATASTDASTTGTANANASASAAADSQANAAAVAAGNADATTQASAAADITAAAAAQSAANATASTDASTDATTNANAASAASAQVAANANNSSTSNAAATAAANASTSAAAQTAANTTASSNASTTSEGNANAAASAAADVSANAASVAAANADASTQASAAADISAAAAAQAAANTTASTDASADTSTAANAASQGSAFGAANGDNTAAANAGASAAAESDNSAAAEAAATATASTDASVAASAKDNANANASTVGETNANASTVGGTNANASTVGGTNANASTVGETNANASTVGGTNANASTVGGTNANASTVGGTNANANTDVSTDGGTAVGANASQSGTSSSAANAKGDGSLASTGSDTNGWLVGGGIAGLVLGLGAYLFGRRRKAEDENGSTSIS; this is translated from the coding sequence ATGACCACGACGATCTTCCCCCGCCCGGCAGATCTGGCTCCGGAAGTCATGGTCGGCTCGGGAGGCGCTTGGACCTTCCCGAACGGCAACCTCGGCTTCATGTACGCGAACATCGCCACCGGATCTGGTCGACCCGCTTTACAGCTGAAGATCGACAATCCCGGATCAGGCAATCCCACGTTCACGCTCGTCGGGAGATACATGTACCCCGGGTCGAACGCTGCGTCTGACGCCACGTTCGTTGGGCTCGATGACCTCTCGACCGACCTTCAGCTGGTGAAGTCGGCACCTGCGACGGTCACCGCCGGATCGACGATCACGTACATGCTCGAGGTGACGAACAACTCCGCCACGGACACGTCGTCTGGTTCGGTGATCACAGACACCCTGCCCGCTGGACTCACAAACGTCCAGCTGCCTGAGGGCTGTCTCCTCGACGCAGGCGACATCTCCTGCAACGTGCCGGTTCTCGCCCCGAACGCAGTGCACCGTGTCGAGTTCACAGCGCAGGCTCCGAGCGCGTCGACGACGGTCACAAACAACGCGACGCTCATCGCGAACGAGGACGACCCGGACCTCACGAACAACATCTCCGCGGCGTCCACAGAGGTGGTCGCCGAGCAGGGCAACGCGAACGCGTCGGCGTCTGCGGCTGCGGACAGCCAGGCGAATGCTGCTGCGGTTGCTGCGGGTAACGCGGATGCGACGACCACGGCGTCTGCTGCTGCGGACATTACGGCTGCTGCCGCGGCGCAGGCTGCGGCGAACACGACGGCGTCGACGGATGCGTCCACGGATGCAACCACCGAGACCGCCGCGCAGGCGTCGGCTCAGGCTGCGTCGAACGCGGACAACACGACGGACGCGAACGCTGCCGCCTCGGCTGCGACCAATGGTGACGCGTCTGCGGCTGCGCAGGCTGCGGCGAACGCATCGGCGTCGACTGATGCGTCGACGACGGGTGCGGCGGACACGAACGCGAACGCGTCGGCGTCTGCGGCTGCGGACAGCCAGGCGAACGCTGCTGCGGTTGCTGCGGGCAACGCGGATGCGACCACGCAGGCGTCTGCCGCTGCGGACATTACGGCTGCTGCCGCGGCGCAGGCTGCGGCGAACACGACGGCGTCGACGGATGCGTCCACGGATGCAACCACCGAGACCGCCGCGCAGGCGTCGGCTCAGGCTGCGTCGAACGCGGACAACACGACGGACGCGAACGCTGCCGCGTCTGCTGCGACCAATGGTGACGCGTCTGCGGCTGCGCAGGCTGCGGCGAACGCATCGGCGTCGACTGATGCGTCGACGACGGGTGCGGCGGACACGAACGCGAACGCGTCGGCGTCTGCGGCTGCGGACAGCCAGGCGAATGCTGCTGCGGTTGCTGCGGGTAACGCGGATGCGACGACCACGGCGTCTGCTGCTGCGGACGTTTCGGCGGCTGCTGCGGCGCAGGCTGCGGCGAACACGACGGCGTCGACGGATGCGTCCACGGATGCAACCACCGAGACCGCCGCGCAGGCGTCGGCTCAGGCTGCGTCGAACGCGGACAACACGACGGACGCGAACGCTGCCGCCTCGGCTGCGACCAATGGTGACGCGTCTGCGGCTGCGCAGGCTGCGGCGAACGCATCGGCGTCGACTGATGCGTCGACGACGGGTGCGGCGGACACGAACGCGAACGCGTCGGCGTCTGCGGCTGCGGACAGCCAGGCGAACGCTGCTGCGGTTGCTGCGGGCAACGCGGATGCGACGACCACGGCGTCTGCTGCTGCGGACGTTTCGGCGGCTGCTGCGGCGCAGGCTGCGGCGAACACGACCGCGTCGACGGATGCGTCCACGGATGCAACCACGGAGACGTCGGCTCAGGCCGCCGCCACCGCGGCCGCGAACGCGGACAACACGACCGGCGCGAACGCCGCGACCTCGGCCGCCGCGAACGGTGACGCGTCTGCGGCTGCGCAGGCTGCGGCGAACGCATCGGCGTCGACTGATGCGTCGACGACGGGTGCGGCGGACACGAACGCGAACGCGTCGGCGTCTGCGGCTGCGGACAGCCAGGCGAACGCTGCTGCGGTTGCTGCGGGCAACGCGGATGCGACGACCACGGCGTCTGCTGCTGCGGACATTACGGCTGCTGCCGCGGCGCAGGCTGCGGCGAACACGACGGCGTCGACGGATGCGTCCACGGATGCAACCACCGAGACTGCGGCGCAGGCGTCGGCTCAGGCTGCGTCGAACGCGGACAACACGACGGACGCGAACGCTGCCGCCTCGGCTGCGACCAATGGTGACGCGTCTGCGGCTGCGCAGGCTGCGGCGAACGCATCGGCGTCGACTGATGCGTCGACGACGGGTGCGGCGGACACGAACGCGAACGCGTCGGCGTCTGCGGCTGCGGACAGCCAGGCGAACGCTGCTGCGGTTGCTGCGGGTAACGCGGATGCGACCACGCAGGCGTCTGCCGCTGCGGACATTACGGCGGCTGCCGCGGCGCAGGCTGCGGCGAACACGACGGCGTCGACGGATGCGTCCACGGATGCAACCACCGAGACCGCCGCGCAGGCGTCGGCTCAGGCTGCGTCGAACGCGGACAACACGACGGACGCGAACGCTGCCGCCTCGGCTGCGACCAATGGTGACGCGTCTGCGGCTGCGCAGGCTGCGGCGAACGCATCGGCGTCGACTGATGCGTCGACGACGGGTGCGGCGGACACGAACGCGAACGCGTCGGCGTCTGCGGCTGCGGACAGCCAGGCGAACGCTGCTGCGGTTGCTGCGGGCAACGCGGATGCGACGACCACGGCGTCTGCCGCTGCGGACATTTCGGCTGCTGCCGCGGCGCAGGCTGCGGCGAACACGACGGCGTCGACGGATGCGTCCACGGATGCAACCACCGAGACCGCCGCGCAGGCGTCGGCTCAGGCTGCGTCGAACGCGGACAACACGACGGACGCGAACGCTGCCGCCTCGGCTGCGACCAATGGTGACGCGTCTGCGGCTGCGCAGGCTGCGGCGAACGCATCGGCGTCGACTGATGCGTCGACGACGGGTGCGGCGGACACGAACGCGAACGCGTCGGCGTCTGCGGCTGCGGACAGCCAGGCGAACGCTGCTGCGGTTGCTGCGGGCAACGCGGATGCGACGACCACGGCGTCTGCTGCTGCGGACGTTTCGGCGGCTGCTGCGGCGCAGGCTGCGGCGAACACGACCGCGTCGACGGATGCGTCCACGGATGCAACCACGGAGACGTCGGCTCAGGCCGCCGCCACCGCGGCCGCGAACGCGGACAACACGACCGGCGCGAACGCCGCGACCTCGGCCGCCGCGAACGGTGACGCGTCTGCTGCTGCGCAGGCTGCGGCGAACGCATCGGCGTCGACTGATGCGTCGACGACGGGTGCGGCGGACACGAACGCGAACGCGTCGGCGTCTGCGGCTGCGGACAGCCAGGCGAATGCTGCTGCGGTTGCTGCGGGTAACGCGGATGCGACGACCACGGCGTCTGCTGCTGCGGACGTTTCGGCGGCTGCTGCGGCGCAGGCTGCGGCGAACACGACGGCGTCGACGGATGCGTCCACGGATGCAACCACCGAGACCGCCGCGCAGGCGTCGGCTCAGGCTGCGTCGAACGCGGACAACACGACGGACGCGAACGCTGCCGCCTCGGCTGCGACCAATGGTGACGCGTCTGCTGCTGCGCAGGCTGCGGCGAACGCATCGGCGTCGACTGATGCGTCGACGACGGGTGCGGCGGACACGAACGCGAACGCGTCGGCGTCTGCGGCTGCGGACAGCCAGGCGAACGCTGCTGCGGTTGCTGCGGGCAACGCGGATGCGACGACCACGGCGTCTGCTGCTGCGGACGTTTCGGCGGCTGCTGCGGCGCAGGCTGCGGCGAACACGACCGCGTCGACGGATGCGTCCACGGATGCAACCACGGAGACGTCGGCTCAGGCCGCCGCCACCGCGGCCGCGAACGCGGACAACACGACCGGCGCGAACGCCGCGACCTCGGCCGCCGCGAACGGTGACGCGTCTGCTGCTGCGCAGGCTGCGGCGAACGCATCGGCGTCGACTGATGCGTCGACGACGGGTGCGGCGGACACGAACGCGAACGCGTCGGCGTCTGCGGCTGCGGACAGCCAGGCGAACGCTGCTGCGGTTGCTGCGGGTAACGCGGATGCGACGACCACGGCGTCTGCTGCTGCGGACATTACGGCTGCTGCCGCGGCGCAGGCTGCGGCGAACACGACGGCGTCGACGGATGCGTCCACGGATGCAACCACCGAGACTGCGGCGCAGGCGTCGGCTCAGGCTGCGTCGAACGCGGACAACACGACGGACGCGAACGCTGCCGCCTCGGCTGCGACCAATGGTGACGCGTCTGCTGCTGCGCAGGCTGCGGCGAACGCATCGGCGTCGACTGATGCGTCGACCACGGGTGCGGCGGACACGAACGCGAACGCGTCGGCGTCTGCTGCCGCGGACAGCCAGGCGAACGCTGCTGCGGTTGCTGCGGGTAACGCGGATGCGACGACCACGGCGTCTGCTGCTGCGGACATTACGGCTGCTGCTGCGGCGCAGGCTGCGGCGAACACGACCGCGTCGACGGATGCGTCCACGGATGCAACCACGGAGACGTCGGCTCAGGCCGCCGCCACCGCGGCCGCGAACGGAGACAACACGTCGACATCGAACGCTGCGACCTCGGCCGCCGCGAACGGTGACGCGTCAGCTGCTGCCGAGACTGCTGCGAACGCGACCGCGTCGACTGATGCGTCTGCCACGTCGGCCGGTAACGCGAACGCTGCTGCTTCGGCCGCCGCAGACAGCCAGGCCAACGCTGCCGCGGTTGCCGCGGGCAACGCGGATGCGACCACCACGGCGTCTGCTGCTGCGGACGTTTCGGCGGCTGCTGCGGCGCAGGCTGCGGCGAACACGACGGCCTCGACGGATGCGTCCACGGATGCGACCACGGAGACTGCGGCGCAGGCGTCGGCTCAGGCTGCGTCGAACGCGGATAACACGACGGACGCGAACGCTGCCGCGTCTGCTGCGACCAACGGTGACGCTTCTGCGGCTGCTGAGACCGCGGCGAACGCGACCGCGTCGACCGACGCGTCCGTCCTGGGTGCTGCCAACGCGAACGCGTCGGCGTCTGCTGCCGCGGACAGCCAGGCGAACGCTGCTGCGGTTGCTGCAGGTAACGCGGACGCGACCACGCAGGCGTCTGCCGCTGCGGACGTTTCGGCGGCTGCTGCGGCGCAGGCTGCGGCGAACACGACCGCGTCGACCGACGCGTCCACGGATGCGACCACCCAGACTGCGGCGCAGGCGTCGGCTCAGGCTGCGTCGAACGCGGATAACACGACGGACGCGAACGCTGCCGCGTCTGCTGCGACCAACGGTGACGCTTCTGCGGCTGCTGAGACCGCGGCCAACGCGACGGCGTCGACTGATGCGTCTGCCACGTCGGCCGGTAACGCGAACGCTGCTGCTTCGGCCGCCGCAGACAGCCAGGCCAACGCTGCCGCGGTTGCCGCGGGCAACGCGGATGCGACCACCACGGCGTCTGCTGCTGCGGACGTTTCGGCGGCTGCTGCCGCGCAGGCTGCGGCGAACACGACGGCCTCGACGGATGCGTCCACGGATGCGACCACGGAGACTGCGGCGCAGGCGTCGGCTCAGGCTGCGTCGAACGCGGATAACACGACGGACGCGAACGCTGCCGCGTCTGCTGCGACCAACGGTGACGCTTCTGCGGCTGCTGAGACTGCGGCGAACGCGACCGCGTCGACCGACGCGTCCGTCCTGGGTGCTGCCAACGCGAACGCGTCGGCGTCTGCTGCCGCGGACAGCCAGGCGAACGCTGCTGCGGTTGCTGCAGGTAACGCGGACGCGACCACGCAGGCGTCTGCCGCTGCGGACGTTTCGGCGGCTGCCGCGGCGCAGGCTGCGGCGAACACGACCGCGTCGACCGACGCGTCCACGGATGCGACCACCCAGACTGCGGCTCAGGCGTCGGCTCAGGCTGCGTCGAACGCGGATAACACGACGGACGCGAACGCTGCCGCGTCTGCTGCGACCAACGGTGACGCTTCTGCGGCTGCTGAGACCGCGGCCAACGCGACGGCGTCGACTGATGCGTCTGCCACGTCGGCCGGTAACGCGAACGCTGCTGCTTCGGCCGCCGCAGACAGCCAGGCCAACGCTGCCGCGGTTGCCGCGGGCAACGCGGATGCGACCACCACGGCGTCTGCTGCTGCGGACGTTTCGGCGGCTGCTGCCGCGCAGGCTGCGGCGAACACGACGGCCTCGACGGATGCGTCCACGGATGCGACCACGGAGACTGCGGCGCAGGCGTCGGCTCAGGCTGCGTCGAACGCGGATAACACGACGGACGCGAACGCTGCCGCGTCTGCTGCGACCAACGGTGACGCTTCTGCGGCTGCTGAGACCGCGGCGAACGCGACCGCGTCGACCGACGCGTCCGTCCTGGGTGCTGCCAACGCGAACGCGTCGGCGTCTGCTGCCGCGGACAGCCAGGGGAACGCTGCCGCGGTTGCTGCAGGTAACGCGGACGCGACCACGCAGGCGTCTGCTGCTGCGGACGTTTCGGCTGCTGCCGCGGCGCAGGCTGCGGCGAACACGACGGCGTCGACGGATGCGTCCACGGATGCAACCACCGAGACCGCCGCTCAGGCGTCGGCTCAGGCTGCGTCGAACGCGGATAACACGACGGACGCGAACGCTGCCGCGTCTGCTGCGACCAATGGTGACGCGTCTGCTGCTGCGCAGGCTGCGGCGAACGCGACCGCGTCGACCGACGCATCCGTCCTGGGTGCTGCCAACGCGAACGCGAACGCGAACGCGTCAGCGTCTGCGGCTGCGGACAGCCAGGCGAACGCTGCTGCGGTTGCTGCAGGTAACGCGGATGCGACCACGCAGGCGTCTGCCGCTACCGACGTTTCGGCTGCTGCCGCGGCGCAGGCTGCGGCGAACACGACGGCGTCGACGGATGCGTCCACGGATGCAACCACGGAGACGTCGGCTCAGGCCGCCGCCACCGCGGCCGCGAACGGAGACAACACGACCGGCGCGAACGCCGCGACCTCGGCCGCCGCGAACGGTGACGCGTCAGCTGCTGCCGAGACTGTGGCCAACGCGACCGCATCGACCGACGCGTCCACTACGGGTACGGCGAACGCGAACGCGTCGGCGTCCGCTGCCGCCGACAGCCAGGCGAACGCAGCTGCTGTCGCTGCCGGCAACGCAGACGCGACCACGCAGGCGTCTGCCGCTGCCGACATCACGGCCGCCGCTGCTGCTCAGTCCGCAGCAAACGCGACGGCATCCACGGATGCGTCGACGGACGCGACAACGAACGCCAACGCAGCTTCGGCCGCCTCGGCTCAGGTTGCGGCGAATGCGAACAACTCGTCGACGTCGAACGCGGCGGCCACGGCCGCCGCGAACGCTAGCACGTCAGCTGCTGCTCAGACGGCTGCGAACACGACGGCGTCCTCGAACGCGTCGACCACGTCGGAGGGTAACGCGAATGCTGCAGCCTCGGCTGCTGCCGATGTGAGCGCGAACGCTGCTTCGGTGGCCGCCGCGAACGCGGACGCATCCACCCAGGCATCGGCAGCCGCGGACATCTCCGCTGCTGCTGCCGCCCAGGCAGCCGCGAACACCACCGCGTCCACGGATGCGTCGGCGGACACCAGCACGGCAGCGAACGCCGCCTCACAGGGTTCTGCCTTTGGAGCGGCCAACGGCGACAACACAGCTGCGGCGAACGCCGGAGCGTCTGCCGCCGCTGAAAGCGACAACAGTGCCGCCGCCGAGGCCGCGGCCACCGCGACAGCGTCCACCGACGCATCCGTGGCAGCCTCGGCAAAGGACAACGCGAACGCCAACGCGTCGACGGTGGGTGAAACGAACGCCAACGCGTCGACGGTGGGTGGAACGAACGCCAACGCGTCGACGGTGGGTGGAACGAACGCCAACGCGTCGACGGTGGGTGAAACGAACGCCAACGCGTCGACGGTGGGTGGAACGAACGCCAACGCGTCGACGGTGGGTGGAACGAACGCCAACGCGTCGACGGTGGGTGGAACGAACGCCAACGCGAACACCGATGTGTCGACGGACGGTGGAACTGCCGTTGGCGCTAACGCTTCGCAGTCCGGCACGAGCAGCAGCGCTGCGAACGCAAAGGGTGACGGCTCGCTCGCCAGCACCGGTTCCGACACCAACGGCTGGCTCGTCGGTGGGGGTATCGCCGGCCTCGTGCTCGGGCTCGGCGCCTACCTGTTCGGACGCCGTCGCAAGGCGGAGGACGAGAACGGAAGCACCAGCATCAGCTAG